In Streptomyces sp. SID8374, one genomic interval encodes:
- a CDS encoding TOMM precursor leader peptide-binding protein, giving the protein MPVETPQRALPVLDGSTRLLTELLTAGLARHGKAEPRAAAAPLDVQPLGVRDAFRDERRPITPAVPVRYYGRHAVVGPFPAAGHGGPLPASRDHRQLPCARCLERRWQAVRSVALREALELGGGTRAAGPSAYITPFAAETIAGVIAARLAGGGPETGAFPAVHLVDLQTLAVRHYPLVPDPECPVCGTPEPDTDEAATITLKPAPKLRPGSFRVRDIGTYELPVEPYANPVCGSLGPSVVQDVSSTSTSATIGCFSMRSGPYLRETFWGGHADTFAESVRIGVLEGLERYAGMRSRAKRAQVHASLDGLRAEGRAAVDPRTVGLYSDAFHAANPRVLPFTSDREIPWVRGWSLRDRRTVLVPEVLTYYHAPGLENRFVQESSNGCASGGALEEAVYFGLMEVVERDAFLLSWYGRAALPEIDPRTSRRPATRQMVDRLEMYGYEARFFDTRISFPIPVVTGVAVRPDGGLGRMCFGAGAGLDPEAALTGALCEIATDAVNLQGRTERDEERLRAMAYDFDKVAALHDHPLAYGIPEMGDHADFLLGTPGADRQPARSIDELYGDGPGGRPVLPVSDDLREDLQRCVDAVTGAGFDVVVVDQTMPEQRALGLTTVSVLVPGLLPIDFGWSRQRALRMPRLRTALREAGLRTADLTDADLNPAPHPFP; this is encoded by the coding sequence ATGCCGGTTGAGACCCCGCAGCGCGCCCTCCCCGTTCTGGACGGGTCCACCCGGCTGCTCACCGAGCTGCTGACGGCGGGGCTCGCCCGGCACGGCAAGGCGGAGCCCCGGGCGGCCGCCGCACCCCTGGACGTCCAACCCCTCGGCGTACGCGATGCGTTCAGGGATGAGCGGCGGCCGATCACCCCCGCTGTCCCCGTGCGCTACTACGGCCGCCACGCCGTCGTCGGCCCCTTCCCGGCGGCGGGTCATGGCGGGCCGCTCCCCGCCTCCCGTGACCACCGCCAACTCCCCTGCGCCCGCTGCCTGGAGCGCCGCTGGCAGGCCGTGCGCTCGGTCGCCCTGCGCGAGGCGCTGGAGCTGGGTGGCGGCACCCGGGCGGCGGGCCCGTCCGCGTACATCACGCCCTTCGCGGCGGAGACGATCGCCGGGGTCATCGCCGCCCGGCTGGCCGGCGGCGGACCGGAGACCGGGGCCTTCCCGGCCGTCCACCTGGTCGACCTCCAGACCCTGGCCGTACGCCACTACCCGCTCGTCCCGGACCCCGAGTGCCCGGTCTGCGGGACCCCCGAGCCCGACACCGACGAGGCGGCCACGATCACGCTGAAACCCGCGCCCAAGCTGCGGCCCGGCAGCTTCCGGGTCCGGGACATCGGGACGTACGAGCTGCCCGTGGAGCCGTACGCCAACCCGGTCTGCGGCTCGCTCGGCCCCTCCGTCGTCCAGGACGTCTCCTCCACCTCCACCTCCGCCACCATCGGCTGCTTCTCGATGCGCTCGGGCCCCTACCTCCGCGAGACGTTCTGGGGCGGGCACGCCGACACCTTCGCCGAGAGCGTGCGGATCGGGGTGCTGGAAGGGCTTGAGCGGTACGCGGGCATGCGCTCCCGGGCCAAGCGCGCCCAGGTCCACGCGAGCCTGGACGGGCTCCGGGCGGAGGGCCGGGCAGCCGTCGACCCCCGGACCGTCGGGCTCTACTCGGACGCCTTCCACGCCGCCAACCCCCGTGTGCTGCCGTTCACTTCGGACCGGGAAATACCGTGGGTGCGGGGCTGGTCGCTGCGGGACCGGCGGACGGTTCTGGTGCCCGAGGTGCTCACGTACTACCACGCGCCCGGCCTGGAGAACCGGTTCGTGCAGGAGAGCTCCAACGGCTGTGCTTCGGGCGGGGCGTTGGAGGAGGCCGTCTACTTCGGGCTGATGGAGGTGGTGGAGCGGGACGCGTTCCTGCTCTCCTGGTACGGGCGGGCCGCGCTGCCCGAGATCGACCCGCGCACCAGCCGCCGCCCGGCGACCCGGCAGATGGTGGACCGGCTGGAGATGTACGGGTACGAGGCCCGGTTCTTCGACACCCGGATCTCCTTCCCGATCCCCGTCGTCACCGGGGTCGCCGTCCGCCCCGACGGCGGGCTCGGCCGGATGTGCTTCGGCGCGGGCGCCGGACTCGACCCGGAGGCGGCGCTCACCGGGGCGCTCTGCGAGATCGCCACCGACGCCGTCAACCTCCAGGGCCGCACCGAGCGCGACGAGGAGCGGCTGCGGGCGATGGCGTACGACTTCGACAAGGTGGCCGCCCTCCACGACCACCCGCTGGCGTACGGCATCCCGGAGATGGGCGACCACGCGGACTTCCTGCTCGGCACGCCGGGAGCGGACCGCCAACCGGCCCGATCCATCGACGAGTTGTACGGGGACGGGCCCGGCGGCCGGCCGGTCCTCCCCGTCTCCGACGATCTGCGCGAGGACCTCCAGCGGTGCGTGGACGCCGTCACGGGCGCCGGGTTCGACGTGGTCGTGGTCGACCAGACCATGCCCGAGCAGCGCGCCCTGGGACTGACCACGGTCAGCGTCCTCGTGCCCGGTCTGCTGCCGATCGACTTCGGCTGGAGCCGACAGCGCGCCCTGCGCATGCCCCGGCTGCGCACCGCGCTGCGCGAGGCGGGGCTGCGTACGGCGGACCTCACCGACGCCGACCTCAACCCGGCCCCGCACCCGTTCCCATGA
- a CDS encoding AfsR/SARP family transcriptional regulator — MRFQLLGPLALADGPDAVVLQPSKPVILLAALLLHANSTVSAEYLQRAVWGEDQPATAKAALQTCVLRLRRLFTKHGVTGTSIEAVPGGYRITAGPPTLDLLGFRDQVRRATALAGDPEAELYTLKDALSLWQGSLLANVRSDVLHRDEVPRLSEERLRAVERVCDLLLGLGRCGEALVDLWTATRVYPGHERFHEQLIEALYRTGRQSQALAEYRRVKGFLLDELGVDPSPSLRQLELSILRGEDLGAGGGSGTSRAAGIRGTGGIAGALEPASAPALSSASAPALSSASAPSSASAPVPAPAARVIQGAAVPLPATAPGVTPVPAVPHFTGREAEAAAMAARLTALPPPGADGQRPLTLLVSGAPGIGKSALAQHVAHLVRDSFPAGRLLVRMTRTDGHPRTADEVAAEVAAALGPGRAGERALLVLDDVVDADQVRPLLDPGVRAEGPDLAVTVTSRMGLGGLIATHGGWVHRLTAFTEAESYALLLAALGPERVEAEPGAARQLAALCGHFPAALRILTTRLLTRPGLRLGDAVDWLGDDPLARLTLTDSPDHSVSGLFDRALGRLDPRLSEALLRIGTGPPELLHAAEGGDGTKSAPPVPEDVLEQLADAGLLEDGPPGPYRIHDLLRTHLRRTVRIRNRRTEKV; from the coding sequence ATGCGCTTCCAGCTCCTGGGTCCGCTCGCCCTCGCGGACGGCCCCGACGCCGTCGTCCTCCAGCCCTCCAAGCCGGTCATCCTGCTCGCCGCGCTCCTCCTGCACGCCAACTCCACGGTCTCCGCCGAGTACCTGCAACGGGCGGTGTGGGGCGAGGACCAGCCCGCCACCGCCAAGGCCGCCCTCCAGACCTGCGTGCTGCGGCTGCGCAGGCTCTTCACCAAGCACGGGGTCACCGGTACGTCCATCGAGGCGGTCCCCGGCGGCTACCGGATCACCGCCGGACCCCCCACCCTGGACCTCCTCGGCTTCCGCGACCAGGTGCGCCGGGCCACAGCCCTGGCCGGTGACCCGGAGGCGGAGCTCTACACCCTCAAGGACGCGCTCTCGCTCTGGCAGGGCTCCCTGCTCGCCAACGTACGGTCCGACGTCCTGCACCGGGACGAGGTGCCCCGGCTCTCGGAGGAGCGGCTCCGCGCGGTCGAAAGGGTCTGCGACCTGCTGCTGGGGCTCGGGCGCTGCGGCGAGGCGCTGGTCGACCTGTGGACCGCTACGCGCGTATATCCAGGGCATGAACGGTTCCACGAGCAGCTCATCGAGGCGCTCTACCGCACCGGACGCCAGTCCCAGGCCCTCGCCGAGTACCGCAGGGTCAAGGGCTTCCTGCTGGACGAACTAGGCGTGGACCCCTCGCCGTCCTTGCGGCAGCTGGAGCTGTCCATCCTGCGCGGGGAGGACCTGGGGGCCGGTGGGGGGAGTGGGACGAGTAGGGCCGCTGGGATCAGAGGAACCGGTGGGATCGCAGGTGCCCTTGAGCCTGCGTCCGCCCCCGCCCTCTCCTCCGCGTCCGCCCCAGCCCTCTCCTCCGCGTCCGCCCCCTCCTCCGCGTCCGCCCCGGTCCCGGCCCCCGCCGCGCGGGTCATCCAGGGCGCGGCCGTCCCCCTCCCGGCCACCGCGCCCGGGGTCACGCCCGTCCCCGCCGTGCCCCACTTCACCGGGCGTGAGGCGGAGGCCGCCGCCATGGCCGCCCGGCTCACCGCACTGCCGCCCCCAGGTGCCGACGGCCAACGCCCCCTCACCCTCCTGGTCTCCGGCGCCCCCGGCATCGGCAAGTCCGCCCTCGCCCAGCACGTCGCCCACCTCGTGCGGGACAGCTTCCCGGCGGGCCGGCTGCTCGTCCGGATGACCCGGACGGACGGCCACCCCCGTACGGCGGACGAGGTCGCCGCCGAGGTGGCCGCCGCGCTGGGACCCGGACGGGCGGGCGAGCGGGCCCTGCTGGTCCTGGACGACGTGGTCGACGCCGACCAGGTCCGCCCGTTGCTCGACCCGGGGGTACGGGCCGAGGGCCCGGATCTCGCCGTCACCGTCACCAGCCGGATGGGGCTCGGCGGCCTCATCGCCACCCACGGCGGCTGGGTGCACCGGCTCACCGCCTTCACCGAGGCGGAGTCGTACGCGCTGCTCCTCGCCGCCCTCGGCCCGGAACGGGTGGAGGCCGAACCCGGCGCCGCCCGTCAACTCGCCGCGCTCTGCGGCCACTTCCCGGCCGCCCTGCGCATCCTCACGACCCGCCTGCTGACCCGCCCCGGGCTGCGCCTCGGCGACGCCGTCGACTGGCTGGGCGACGACCCGCTGGCCCGGCTCACCCTCACCGACTCCCCGGACCACTCGGTCAGCGGCCTCTTCGACCGCGCGCTCGGCCGCCTCGACCCCCGGCTCTCGGAGGCACTCCTCCGCATCGGCACCGGGCCGCCGGAACTCCTGCACGCGGCCGAAGGCGGGGACGGCACGAAGAGCGCCCCGCCCGTCCCCGAAGACGTACTGGAACAACTCGCCGACGCCGGGCTCCTGGAGGACGGGCCGCCGGGCCCGTACCGCATCCACGACCTGCTCCGCACCCACCTCCGAAGAACCGTCCGGATCCGCAACCGCCGTACAGAGAAGGTGTGA
- a CDS encoding TOMM precursor leader peptide-binding protein — protein MAESAAPAPAPAASTGSAPTPTGAFDALAATRPRIRRDVLFTETPGGVLFHNADGGFHLTGRTAYRFASLVVPHLTGQHRLDELCAGFGPGQRAMAAELVKTLYARGFARDIPEAGEDTAGDDGLSPEIAERFAAQIAYVDHYTDDAPARFTRYRTTRVAVLGDDETARWCALSLLRNGCARIGTTTAHTTAHASASDHGDIPAEAAGVGAQVETIAAGTDAGWADLDGYDVVVVTGSGAGARTHRLLAAGVPEGVTVIPAWLFGRRLIVGPLSTAASTGCWSCALLRLGGNVDPGTAAALWSEAAGAVPASGDALSGPVAAMVGNLVGYEIFRLTTGALPAETDGQVLVQDLESLDVMAEPVQPHPRCARCAALDAREPAPALPDTLALPVTPTVETARDAEALVDELNRVSTALVRPYTGIFRRYDDEELTQTPLKLSRVEVALGGGVRRRIAAFDVHHLAGARMRALYAAAEAYVEQVVPLVPREDPQTVRALGPAALTTGGGTGVEPTAWTTAASLITKEPVRVPAAALRPFGPYNRDRAHLASRAGSGAGGSAAQAAGLGLLSALAHDALVRAVRGTTRVSPVAADAGDPELVFLLKSAANLDIAVELLDLGEEERTSAHVVLAREAESPSGQGRWAVGAGLTRRTATASALRDLLGQVQLAAEDPGAAVDLGDPLLGDLAPAAITVGGESVAVAGPETTFDAVLERLRSAGRDALYVDTTPADLPSGSIATARVLLTVEGEGGPDAG, from the coding sequence ATGGCCGAGAGCGCCGCCCCCGCACCCGCCCCCGCCGCCTCCACCGGGTCCGCACCCACACCCACCGGGGCCTTCGACGCACTCGCGGCGACCCGCCCGCGCATCCGCCGGGACGTCCTGTTCACCGAGACCCCCGGCGGGGTGCTCTTCCACAACGCCGACGGCGGCTTCCACCTCACCGGCCGCACCGCCTACCGCTTCGCCTCCCTCGTCGTCCCCCACCTCACCGGACAGCATCGCCTGGACGAGCTGTGCGCCGGATTCGGCCCGGGGCAGCGCGCGATGGCCGCCGAACTCGTCAAGACGCTGTACGCACGTGGCTTCGCCCGCGACATACCGGAGGCGGGCGAGGACACCGCCGGGGACGACGGGCTGAGCCCGGAGATCGCCGAGCGCTTCGCCGCCCAGATCGCCTACGTCGACCACTACACCGACGACGCCCCCGCCCGCTTCACCCGCTACCGCACCACCCGCGTCGCCGTCCTCGGCGACGACGAGACCGCCCGCTGGTGCGCGCTGAGCCTGCTGCGCAACGGCTGCGCCCGCATCGGCACGACCACTGCCCACACCACGGCGCACGCCTCCGCCTCCGACCACGGCGACATCCCCGCCGAGGCCGCCGGGGTCGGCGCCCAGGTCGAGACGATCGCAGCCGGTACGGACGCGGGCTGGGCGGATCTGGACGGGTACGACGTCGTCGTGGTCACCGGTTCCGGAGCCGGGGCCCGGACCCACCGGCTGCTGGCCGCCGGGGTCCCCGAGGGCGTGACGGTCATCCCCGCCTGGCTCTTCGGCCGCCGCCTGATCGTCGGCCCGCTCTCCACCGCCGCCTCCACCGGCTGCTGGTCCTGCGCCCTGCTGCGCCTCGGCGGCAACGTCGACCCCGGCACGGCGGCCGCTCTGTGGAGCGAGGCGGCGGGAGCCGTACCGGCCTCCGGCGACGCCCTCTCCGGGCCCGTCGCGGCGATGGTCGGCAACCTCGTCGGCTACGAGATCTTCCGCCTCACCACCGGAGCCCTGCCCGCCGAGACGGACGGCCAAGTCCTCGTCCAGGACCTGGAGTCGCTGGACGTGATGGCCGAGCCCGTCCAGCCCCACCCCCGGTGCGCCCGCTGTGCCGCGCTGGACGCCCGCGAGCCCGCCCCCGCGCTGCCGGACACCCTCGCGCTGCCCGTCACGCCGACCGTGGAGACGGCGCGGGACGCGGAGGCGCTGGTCGACGAGTTGAACCGGGTCAGTACGGCGCTGGTGCGCCCGTACACCGGGATCTTCCGCCGGTACGACGACGAGGAGCTGACCCAGACCCCGCTGAAGCTCAGCCGGGTCGAGGTGGCGCTCGGGGGCGGGGTGCGGCGCCGGATCGCCGCGTTCGACGTGCACCATCTGGCGGGGGCGCGGATGCGGGCGCTGTACGCGGCGGCGGAGGCGTACGTGGAGCAGGTCGTGCCGCTCGTCCCGCGCGAGGACCCCCAGACCGTACGGGCCCTGGGCCCCGCCGCCCTCACCACCGGCGGCGGCACCGGCGTGGAGCCCACCGCCTGGACCACGGCCGCCTCGCTGATCACCAAGGAGCCCGTACGCGTCCCGGCGGCGGCCCTGCGCCCCTTCGGCCCGTACAACCGCGACCGGGCGCATCTCGCGAGCCGGGCCGGTTCCGGGGCGGGCGGCAGTGCGGCTCAGGCGGCGGGGCTCGGGCTGCTGTCGGCGCTGGCGCACGACGCGCTGGTGCGGGCGGTGCGGGGTACCACCCGGGTCAGCCCGGTCGCGGCCGACGCGGGCGACCCGGAGCTGGTGTTCCTGCTGAAGTCCGCCGCCAACCTGGACATCGCGGTGGAGCTGCTGGACCTGGGCGAGGAGGAGCGCACCTCCGCCCACGTGGTCCTGGCCCGCGAGGCCGAGAGCCCTTCCGGGCAGGGCCGTTGGGCGGTCGGCGCCGGACTCACCCGGCGTACGGCGACCGCCTCCGCCCTGCGCGACCTGCTCGGCCAGGTCCAGCTCGCCGCCGAGGACCCGGGCGCGGCGGTCGACCTCGGCGACCCGCTGCTGGGGGACCTGGCACCGGCGGCGATCACGGTGGGCGGGGAGTCGGTGGCGGTGGCGGGCCCGGAGACCACGTTCGACGCGGTGCTGGAGCGGCTGCGGTCCGCCGGGCGCGACGCCCTGTACGTGGACACGACCCCGGCGGACCTGCCGTCGGGCTCCATCGCCACGGCCCGGGTGCTGCTGACGGTCGAGGGCGAGGGCGGGCCCGATGCCGGTTGA